In one window of uncultured Acetobacteroides sp. DNA:
- a CDS encoding patatin-like phospholipase family protein → MQRYWQRMKRALLVIILLLSFDFSYSQKVGLVLSGGGAKGLSHIGVIKALEENGIPIDYISGTSMGALIGSMYAIGMSPDDMIKMVTSPDFLQWSTGQIEDDYLYLYKKLDPNAAMFSFKFSLKDSLSMPKLPTNLIPSHQMDLALQEYLAGPTALAKNNFDSLFVPFRCVASDVYNNRQYVARRGDLGSAVRASMTFPFYFKPITIDSTLLFDGGIYNNFPWDVMQSDFNPDYMIGSKCSGNPTKPDEENLLKQIESMVMGRTNYTIPNDEGLVIENTFANISLLDLVKAKEIIDQGYRSTLAKMDIIKKHISRRVGVQEVKDRREAFVKRVPPLIFDRVKFKGLNSKQEDYVTGLFLSKKEDHFTFNKFKKEYFKLLSDNTITSIFPTTSYSDSTKMFELLLNLKANNDLDIDFGGNISSSSMNQGYLGLTYKYFAKSYTRIFGNIYFGRLYSSLQLGLRQDFSYRKPFFYDIAFTLQRLDYFNSNPDPFFEDLRPSFLKQYEFFGRLNYGFPVSSTSSLKIGYNFGNNRDEYYQITNFLKSDEPDRTSFNFHKFSVSFDKNTLNQVMYPYRGRKHYISVSYVLGNEKNTPGNTGPTLSKSIYNHNWLALRLYNQSYHKLADNVWAGVLIDGVYTTKKAFNNYTATLLSAPYFAPSPQSKTLFLPNYRSESYVAMGIMPNVLFTKNIYLRAEAYVFMPFYEIIKTDQYYVKYGNLFKNRFYMGSLSMIYNTIVGPLSLSVNYYEKENTKLYFVANFGFVLFNRRSLEY, encoded by the coding sequence ATGCAAAGATATTGGCAAAGAATGAAAAGAGCGCTGCTTGTAATAATTCTTCTTTTAAGTTTTGATTTTTCATATTCGCAGAAGGTTGGGCTAGTCCTAAGTGGGGGAGGGGCAAAGGGTCTTTCGCACATCGGAGTTATAAAGGCTCTCGAGGAAAACGGCATTCCTATCGACTATATCTCTGGAACATCAATGGGTGCTCTTATTGGTAGCATGTATGCCATAGGCATGTCGCCAGACGATATGATAAAAATGGTTACCTCACCCGATTTTTTGCAGTGGTCTACTGGTCAAATAGAGGACGACTACCTTTACCTCTACAAAAAGCTCGATCCGAATGCTGCCATGTTCTCTTTCAAGTTCAGCTTAAAAGATTCGCTCAGCATGCCTAAGCTGCCCACCAACCTTATACCCTCGCATCAAATGGACTTAGCCTTGCAGGAGTACTTGGCAGGTCCAACTGCGCTTGCAAAAAATAACTTCGACAGTCTTTTTGTTCCATTTCGCTGCGTTGCTTCCGATGTCTACAACAATAGGCAGTATGTTGCTCGACGCGGAGATTTGGGTTCGGCAGTTCGTGCCTCAATGACATTTCCTTTCTACTTTAAGCCTATAACCATCGATTCCACTCTTCTTTTTGATGGCGGCATCTACAACAATTTTCCTTGGGATGTAATGCAAAGCGACTTTAATCCTGATTACATGATCGGATCAAAGTGTTCAGGTAATCCTACGAAGCCCGATGAAGAAAATTTGCTTAAACAGATCGAAAGTATGGTTATGGGCCGAACTAACTACACCATTCCAAATGATGAAGGTCTTGTAATAGAGAATACGTTTGCCAATATTAGTCTTTTGGATTTGGTTAAGGCTAAGGAGATAATTGATCAAGGGTATAGGTCTACTCTTGCAAAGATGGATATAATTAAGAAGCACATATCGCGAAGAGTAGGAGTGCAAGAAGTAAAAGATAGGCGAGAGGCTTTTGTAAAGCGTGTACCTCCATTAATTTTCGATAGGGTAAAGTTTAAAGGGCTAAATAGTAAGCAGGAAGATTATGTTACAGGACTCTTCCTCTCTAAAAAAGAAGATCATTTTACCTTTAACAAGTTTAAGAAGGAGTACTTTAAGCTGCTTAGCGATAATACTATTACCTCAATATTTCCTACTACCAGTTACAGCGATAGCACGAAGATGTTCGAACTATTGCTTAATTTGAAAGCTAACAACGATTTAGATATTGATTTTGGTGGAAATATTTCATCAAGTTCTATGAATCAAGGTTATTTGGGGTTAACCTACAAGTACTTTGCTAAAAGTTATACGAGGATATTTGGTAATATATATTTTGGAAGGCTTTACAGTTCGCTCCAGCTTGGTTTAAGGCAAGATTTTTCCTACCGAAAACCCTTTTTCTACGATATTGCATTTACTCTACAACGGTTGGACTACTTTAATAGCAATCCAGATCCCTTTTTTGAAGATTTGCGCCCTAGTTTCTTGAAGCAGTACGAGTTTTTTGGACGATTGAATTATGGATTTCCCGTTAGTTCCACATCTTCTTTAAAGATTGGCTATAATTTTGGAAATAACCGTGATGAATACTATCAGATTACGAACTTTTTGAAAAGCGATGAGCCAGATAGAACTAGCTTTAACTTCCATAAGTTCTCAGTTTCATTCGATAAGAATACGCTCAATCAAGTAATGTATCCATATCGAGGGCGTAAGCACTATATTAGCGTTTCTTATGTGCTTGGAAATGAAAAGAACACACCTGGAAATACAGGACCAACTCTTTCAAAGAGCATTTACAATCATAATTGGTTGGCATTAAGGTTATACAATCAGAGCTATCACAAGTTGGCTGATAATGTTTGGGCTGGAGTACTGATTGATGGCGTTTATACTACTAAGAAGGCTTTTAACAATTATACTGCTACGTTGTTGAGCGCTCCTTACTTTGCACCATCTCCACAGAGTAAAACGTTATTTTTACCAAATTATCGCTCCGAATCGTATGTTGCTATGGGGATAATGCCCAATGTATTGTTTACTAAGAATATTTATCTAAGAGCTGAAGCCTATGTATTTATGCCATTCTATGAGATTATTAAGACCGACCAGTACTATGTAAAGTATGGGAATTTATTTAAAAATAGATTTTACATGGGTTCATTATCAATGATTTATAATACAATTGTTGGACCTCTCAGCCTTTCAGTTAATTACTACGAGAAAGAGAATACAAAATTATATTTCGTTGCTAACTTTGGCTTCGTTTTATTTAATCGTCGTTCGTTAGAATACTAG
- a CDS encoding polysaccharide biosynthesis C-terminal domain-containing protein, whose product MGNLKKLAGHTLIYGLSTLLARFINYLMNPIYTSVFEPSVYGIYGEFYIYIPILLTILTFGLETGFFRFSSNQIENKESVYSTSFTTLLITSSVFILYVMFSYQSIISGLDLSPNRWYVILSGWIVFFDVIAAIPFARLRSENKATLFVVIKTLNILVNVGLNLLLIYIIPSLFPSLPKMGILVIFIANVITSFLTLFVVMHFAGIPSVRINKPLFKEMMIYSLPLVISGLVGQINDLLDRFSIKYLLPSGENPMYQMGIYISNLKLAVVLTLFTQMFRYAAEPFFFSNVNKEDSSKTYADVFKYFSIFGMIIFLLVTLYIDIFQHLEGIKFRIGLPIVPILLLSYYFVGLLYNLQIIFKLHNKTRKTIDVTAFGLVILVIFNMIFVPRFGYQAAAWGRLLSFVSMCVVSYFIARKFVRIPYDFKAILLYFVLGLGIYFLSEAVRQENIYLRLAINTVLFSSYVLVFLYREKINPVTIAKSFLKWKSK is encoded by the coding sequence GTGGGAAATCTAAAAAAACTCGCAGGCCATACGCTAATATATGGCCTAAGTACCTTACTTGCTCGCTTTATAAACTATCTGATGAATCCAATCTACACCTCGGTTTTTGAACCAAGCGTGTATGGCATCTATGGTGAGTTTTATATCTATATTCCAATACTTCTAACTATTCTAACGTTTGGTTTAGAAACAGGCTTTTTTAGATTTTCTAGCAATCAAATCGAAAATAAGGAATCTGTATATTCAACTTCCTTTACAACTTTACTTATTACATCATCAGTATTCATACTGTATGTAATGTTTAGCTACCAGAGCATTATCTCAGGGTTAGATCTTTCACCAAATCGTTGGTATGTCATTTTATCGGGCTGGATAGTATTTTTTGATGTAATTGCTGCCATTCCTTTCGCCAGGCTTCGAAGTGAGAATAAAGCAACGCTATTTGTTGTAATCAAGACGTTGAATATACTTGTAAATGTTGGGCTTAACCTACTTCTAATTTACATTATTCCTTCGCTTTTTCCATCGTTACCTAAAATGGGTATTCTTGTAATATTCATCGCTAACGTAATAACTTCATTCCTTACCTTGTTTGTTGTGATGCACTTCGCTGGAATTCCTTCAGTTCGCATTAACAAGCCATTATTTAAGGAGATGATGATTTATTCCTTGCCATTGGTTATTTCAGGACTTGTTGGGCAAATTAATGATTTACTCGATCGTTTTAGTATTAAGTACTTGCTTCCATCGGGTGAGAATCCAATGTATCAGATGGGAATTTACATATCAAACCTAAAGTTGGCTGTGGTGCTTACTCTATTTACTCAGATGTTTAGGTATGCTGCCGAACCTTTTTTCTTTTCGAATGTAAATAAGGAGGATTCGAGTAAAACTTATGCTGATGTTTTTAAGTACTTCTCCATTTTTGGTATGATAATATTCTTACTAGTAACGCTTTATATTGATATATTTCAGCATCTCGAAGGAATTAAGTTTAGGATAGGACTTCCTATTGTACCTATACTGCTACTTTCATACTACTTTGTAGGATTGCTTTATAATCTTCAAATTATCTTTAAGTTGCATAATAAAACACGTAAGACTATTGATGTAACTGCTTTTGGGTTAGTTATATTGGTTATTTTTAATATGATTTTTGTTCCACGTTTTGGCTATCAGGCTGCTGCGTGGGGGCGTTTGCTTTCTTTTGTATCGATGTGTGTGGTTAGTTATTTTATTGCACGTAAGTTTGTTAGAATACCATATGACTTTAAAGCCATTTTGCTTTACTTTGTTCTAGGTTTAGGCATTTACTTTTTAAGTGAGGCAGTTCGCCAAGAAAATATATATTTACGTTTGGCGATAAATACGGTTTTATTCAGTTCATACGTTTTAGTGTTTCTGTATCGCGAAAAAATTAATCCTGTTACCATAGCCAAATCGTTTTTAAAATGGAAGTCAAAGTAG
- the dut gene encoding dUTP diphosphatase yields the protein MEVKVVNKSGFDLPEYATVHSAGLDLRANIAEDVVVSPLNRVIVPTGLFLEIPVGFEAQVRPRSGLAIKHGITIINSPGTIDADYRGEVKVGLVNISNEEYTIKPGERIAQMVFAKHETIKWLDVELLSDTDRGEGGFGHTGK from the coding sequence ATGGAAGTCAAAGTAGTAAATAAGAGTGGATTCGATTTACCTGAATACGCAACTGTACATTCAGCAGGGCTTGATTTGCGTGCAAACATTGCTGAAGATGTTGTTGTAAGTCCGTTGAATAGGGTTATTGTACCAACTGGTCTATTCTTAGAAATACCCGTAGGATTTGAAGCACAAGTTCGTCCTCGTAGTGGTTTGGCAATTAAACATGGCATTACTATAATAAATTCTCCTGGTACTATTGATGCTGATTATAGAGGAGAAGTAAAGGTTGGTTTGGTAAATATTTCGAACGAAGAGTATACCATTAAACCAGGGGAACGTATTGCTCAAATGGTATTTGCAAAGCATGAAACCATAAAATGGTTAGATGTGGAATTGCTTTCTGATACCGATAGGGGAGAGGGTGGTTTTGGTCATACCGGAAAATAG
- a CDS encoding tetratricopeptide repeat protein — protein sequence MKRQILFAAVVSFCVASCSSSYNSMKKLSKNTMLMSDMNYYEGLKQYYSGTTDNAIKFLNRAISLNKENDAAYFILSQIYQGKNQRIEALKNAGLAYTYSPSNEDYGLNYAQNLQRSNRLDSALNVYSQLITKDSANTDLLLNMSLIYGVKGDIVKSIKLYDEFSSKYGINEAILENKQKLYLQLNQLDSAISVGNKLVELFPDNPKHLALIADIYANKGSDSLAIEYNLKALELVPTYPLAQIGLSDAYRREARYADYFRILNHIFKNDEIKNSDKVNYFNQFLGNKQFYQVFYPNIDTLINNFIVTYPKDTSIYPIYAEHLGKLGKLDDLNTFLKEKLDSGSKDSTLFFKFIELNLYTKRFDTTSLYASKAIHIYPKLVKLYLYKSYALFQKKDFDSTIFVLKAALPYVKSDSVKVDILSMIGDSYHSLGKDNEAFAYYDEALSVNPANIQVLNNYSYYLSLVDKKLAKALKMINVVLKKEPNNSTYLDTKAWLLYKLGKYDEAKTVMRQSLLYGGNESDTILEHYGDILFKLKDIETAKLYWQMSYDRGNRSEDILKKLNHK from the coding sequence ATGAAGAGGCAGATTCTTTTTGCAGCAGTTGTGAGTTTTTGTGTAGCAAGTTGCTCTTCGTCGTATAATTCCATGAAGAAGCTTAGTAAGAATACTATGCTTATGTCGGATATGAATTATTATGAGGGGCTAAAGCAGTACTATAGCGGAACAACTGACAATGCAATCAAATTTCTGAACAGAGCTATTAGCCTAAATAAGGAAAATGATGCTGCATATTTTATACTGTCTCAAATTTATCAGGGAAAAAATCAGCGAATAGAAGCACTTAAAAATGCCGGATTAGCATATACGTATTCACCAAGTAATGAAGATTACGGTTTAAACTATGCTCAAAATTTGCAGCGGTCGAATCGTCTTGATTCTGCTTTAAATGTATATAGTCAACTAATAACAAAAGATTCAGCTAATACTGATTTATTGCTAAACATGTCGCTTATTTATGGAGTAAAAGGCGATATAGTAAAAAGCATCAAGTTGTACGATGAGTTTTCTTCTAAGTATGGCATTAACGAAGCTATACTGGAGAATAAGCAGAAACTGTATTTACAACTTAATCAACTCGACTCTGCTATTAGTGTAGGAAATAAGTTGGTAGAACTTTTTCCAGATAACCCCAAACATTTAGCCCTAATAGCTGATATTTATGCTAATAAGGGAAGCGATTCTTTGGCTATTGAATATAACCTTAAGGCCCTTGAGTTAGTTCCAACATATCCACTAGCCCAAATTGGTTTATCTGATGCCTATCGTAGAGAGGCTCGTTATGCCGATTACTTTAGAATATTAAATCATATATTTAAAAATGATGAAATTAAAAATAGTGATAAGGTTAACTACTTTAATCAGTTTTTGGGGAATAAGCAATTTTATCAAGTGTTTTATCCAAATATAGATACTCTAATAAACAATTTTATAGTTACTTATCCGAAAGATACTTCCATTTATCCAATTTATGCCGAACATTTAGGTAAACTTGGTAAACTTGATGACTTAAATACTTTTTTAAAGGAAAAGTTGGATTCTGGATCGAAAGATTCTACGCTCTTCTTTAAGTTTATAGAGTTAAATCTATATACAAAGCGATTTGACACGACTAGTTTATATGCTTCGAAGGCAATTCATATCTATCCAAAGTTGGTTAAGTTGTATCTCTATAAATCATATGCGCTTTTCCAAAAGAAAGATTTTGACTCAACTATATTTGTCCTGAAAGCCGCATTACCTTATGTGAAAAGCGATTCGGTCAAAGTAGATATACTTTCCATGATTGGCGATTCATATCACTCTCTCGGAAAAGATAATGAAGCCTTTGCCTATTACGATGAGGCTCTTTCTGTAAATCCTGCTAACATACAAGTGCTAAATAATTACAGTTACTATCTTTCGCTAGTTGATAAGAAATTGGCTAAGGCTCTTAAAATGATTAATGTTGTACTTAAAAAGGAGCCCAACAATTCTACCTATTTGGATACAAAAGCATGGCTGCTTTACAAATTGGGTAAATATGACGAAGCAAAAACGGTTATGCGTCAGTCTTTACTATATGGGGGTAATGAAAGCGATACGATATTAGAGCATTATGGTGATATCCTTTTTAAGTTGAAAGATATAGAAACTGCAAAATTGTACTGGCAAATGTCGTACGATAGGGGAAACCGTTCTGAGGATATATTAAAAAAACTCAATCATAAATAA
- a CDS encoding peptidoglycan DD-metalloendopeptidase family protein: MYRLLLILLFLFSAQITFSQSLKELQDQKRIADREINKINEQLSATMLEKNSTLKQAALINSKIQKRKKLIDNIDKQVIIVTKNIQVKTDTVYCLRLDIDTLKVSYANTLKHAYKMRNSNSVVALVFASSDLHQAIRRMKYLRSYSNFRIQQAKSIEQKQQILNVEIVDLNSKKRSLEVLLADKNKEIRKLDQDEKAYEKMAAQLKSKEKDLTKEIQIRKNLSDRLSREISRLIAEEARKAAEAARKAAARKAAAEAARLAKRSGREKENRSRISSKSGESSDAKTLPFTPEDRMIAGRFESNRGRLPWPVRQGEVVEGFGMHQHPFLKGVRTENKGVDISSNAGTDVYAVYDGEVSKIFTLPGANWSVLVRHGYYITVYSNLSHVNVKEGQSIKAKQILGVLANSDMGGEKPTLKFQVWKEMTPQNPMMWLTR; encoded by the coding sequence ATGTACCGTTTACTACTTATACTTCTTTTTTTATTTTCCGCTCAAATAACCTTTTCGCAATCGCTTAAAGAATTGCAGGATCAAAAGCGTATTGCTGATAGAGAGATAAATAAAATTAACGAGCAGCTTAGTGCTACAATGCTCGAAAAAAATTCTACTTTAAAGCAAGCTGCACTTATTAATTCTAAAATTCAAAAGCGTAAAAAACTTATTGATAATATTGATAAGCAAGTTATAATTGTAACAAAAAACATTCAGGTTAAAACGGATACCGTATATTGTTTACGTTTGGATATTGATACTTTAAAGGTTTCTTATGCTAATACGTTAAAGCATGCGTATAAAATGCGAAACAGCAATTCTGTTGTAGCTCTCGTTTTTGCTTCTTCTGATTTACATCAGGCAATACGTAGAATGAAATATCTTCGATCTTATAGCAATTTTAGAATACAACAGGCAAAATCTATTGAGCAAAAGCAGCAGATTCTTAATGTAGAAATAGTAGATTTAAATAGTAAGAAGCGCAGCTTAGAAGTTTTATTGGCAGATAAAAATAAAGAAATAAGAAAACTCGACCAAGATGAGAAGGCCTATGAGAAAATGGCTGCTCAACTTAAGAGTAAGGAGAAAGATTTAACAAAAGAAATTCAGATACGCAAGAATTTAAGCGATAGACTTTCTCGAGAAATTAGCAGGCTTATTGCAGAAGAGGCTCGCAAAGCAGCAGAAGCGGCTCGTAAAGCAGCGGCTCGTAAAGCTGCTGCAGAAGCTGCTAGACTCGCTAAAAGAAGTGGAAGAGAAAAGGAAAATCGTTCTCGTATATCTTCAAAATCAGGCGAAAGTAGTGATGCTAAAACGTTGCCATTTACACCTGAAGATAGAATGATTGCAGGTAGATTTGAATCAAATAGAGGAAGATTACCTTGGCCCGTACGTCAAGGTGAAGTTGTGGAAGGTTTTGGAATGCATCAGCATCCATTTCTGAAAGGGGTTAGAACGGAGAATAAGGGTGTTGACATTTCGTCGAATGCGGGTACCGATGTGTATGCAGTATATGATGGAGAAGTAAGCAAAATATTCACTCTTCCAGGGGCTAACTGGTCTGTTCTAGTGCGGCATGGATATTATATTACCGTTTATTCGAACCTCTCTCACGTAAATGTGAAGGAAGGACAATCTATAAAAGCTAAGCAGATACTAGGTGTTTTAGCAAATAGCGATATGGGTGGCGAAAAGCCTACACTTAAATTTCAGGTATGGAAGGAGATGACTCCTCAAAACCCAATGATGTGGTTAACTCGATAG
- a CDS encoding ATP-binding protein, whose amino-acid sequence MKIYKFESDPIILNDIEEIVIHFVKENDIPNSLRYKLIVSSLEAITNSIYHGNCCDIRKTVQFGLEKLSDRVVVYVEDEGSGFDYTHIPDPTSPENLENPDGRGVFLMMKLSDYFEFNTTGNRVQLYFNI is encoded by the coding sequence ATGAAAATTTACAAGTTTGAGTCAGATCCAATTATTTTAAATGATATAGAAGAGATTGTTATTCATTTTGTTAAAGAAAATGACATACCAAATTCTCTTCGATATAAGCTTATAGTTTCATCCCTCGAAGCAATTACAAATTCGATATATCATGGTAACTGTTGCGATATTCGAAAAACTGTACAATTTGGTCTTGAAAAGTTAAGTGATAGAGTAGTTGTTTATGTGGAAGATGAAGGATCTGGTTTTGATTACACTCATATTCCTGATCCAACCTCTCCAGAAAATTTGGAAAATCCAGATGGGAGGGGGGTTTTCTTGATGATGAAATTATCTGATTATTTTGAGTTTAATACAACAGGAAACAGAGTTCAACTTTATTTTAATATATAA
- the ybeY gene encoding rRNA maturation RNase YbeY yields the protein MAVNFFAEGVSFKPKQTLKIKTWLKDVAAEEGYQVGTLNYVFCNDEYILETNRQYLQHDYYTDIITFDNTEKKKISGDLMISIDTVKSNAEMIGVDENQELCRVIVHGVLHLCGYKDKSEDEEKNMRKKENYYLSKFNVSII from the coding sequence TTGGCAGTTAATTTTTTTGCAGAGGGAGTAAGCTTTAAGCCAAAGCAAACTCTAAAGATAAAGACGTGGTTGAAAGATGTTGCAGCAGAAGAAGGGTACCAGGTTGGTACCCTAAATTATGTATTCTGCAACGACGAGTATATTCTTGAAACAAATCGACAGTATTTGCAACACGATTACTATACGGATATTATCACTTTTGATAACACAGAAAAGAAAAAAATTTCGGGTGATTTGATGATAAGTATTGACACCGTAAAATCGAATGCAGAGATGATTGGGGTTGATGAAAATCAAGAATTGTGTAGAGTAATAGTTCATGGAGTTCTTCATCTTTGTGGTTATAAGGATAAATCGGAAGATGAAGAGAAAAATATGCGTAAAAAGGAGAACTACTATCTTTCAAAGTTTAACGTTTCGATTATTTAA
- the mnmG gene encoding tRNA uridine-5-carboxymethylaminomethyl(34) synthesis enzyme MnmG: protein MVFNYDVVVVGAGHAGCEAAAAAANLGAQTLLITMDMTKMGHMSCNPAMGGIAKGQIVREIDALGGYSAIVTDYSSIQFRMLNRSKGPAMWSPRAQCDRSLFSLKWREMLENTENLFFWQDSVVNLLINNNVVNGVRTALGVEFTAKSVVLTTGTFMNGLMHVGRAQLYGGRSGDMASYGITEQLRQLGMEVGRMKTGTPARIDGRTIDYSKLTAQEGDAIPEKFSYLDSIKPLEKQLPCYITYTNLDVHETLRSKFNESPLFNGTIKSVGPRYCPSIEDKVRTFADKDQHQLFLEPEGWNTNEYYINGFSSSLPLEVQVSALTKISGLENARIFRPGYAIEYDYLQPTQLNHSLETKLIKNLFFAGQINGTTGYEEAAGQGLIAGINAARIIHNKESLILSRESSYIGVLIDDLVTKGVDEPYRMFTSRAEYRILLRQDNADERLTPIGINIGLVNNERGELFKYKQSAVEKLVVLINKTSVSQKQINDLLREKNTTPINQTRKLVDVLLRPQISINDVLFLEPIREFYDTLLCLKNEIFEQADVKIKYSGYIDREKLIVNKLSRLEDVRISDNFDFDKLQSLSTEARQKLSKIKPKTVGQASRIPGVSPSDINVLLVFLGR from the coding sequence ATGGTTTTTAATTACGACGTGGTTGTCGTTGGGGCAGGACATGCCGGTTGCGAAGCTGCTGCAGCCGCAGCAAATCTTGGTGCTCAAACCCTTCTTATAACAATGGACATGACAAAAATGGGACATATGTCATGCAATCCAGCGATGGGGGGAATTGCAAAAGGACAAATTGTTCGCGAAATTGATGCTCTTGGAGGATATTCTGCTATTGTTACTGATTATAGTAGTATTCAGTTTAGAATGCTTAATAGGAGTAAAGGACCTGCAATGTGGAGTCCAAGAGCCCAATGTGATCGTTCACTTTTTTCTTTAAAGTGGCGTGAAATGCTCGAAAATACCGAGAATCTTTTCTTTTGGCAAGATTCTGTTGTAAATCTTTTGATTAATAACAACGTTGTAAACGGAGTTCGCACTGCATTGGGTGTTGAGTTTACTGCAAAAAGTGTTGTACTTACCACTGGAACGTTTATGAATGGGTTGATGCATGTTGGACGTGCACAACTTTATGGTGGTCGTTCTGGAGATATGGCTTCGTATGGAATTACAGAGCAACTACGCCAGTTGGGAATGGAAGTGGGACGAATGAAAACCGGAACTCCTGCTCGTATTGATGGTAGAACTATTGACTATTCAAAGTTAACAGCACAAGAGGGCGATGCTATTCCTGAAAAATTTTCATATCTTGATAGTATAAAACCATTAGAAAAACAATTACCGTGCTATATTACCTATACAAATCTTGATGTTCACGAGACATTACGTTCAAAATTTAATGAATCTCCTCTATTTAATGGGACAATCAAATCTGTAGGACCTCGTTATTGTCCAAGTATTGAAGATAAAGTACGCACTTTTGCTGATAAGGATCAGCATCAACTCTTTTTGGAACCCGAGGGGTGGAATACAAACGAATATTACATAAACGGTTTTTCTTCTTCACTACCTTTAGAAGTGCAGGTATCTGCGCTTACTAAAATATCTGGATTGGAAAATGCTCGTATATTCAGACCAGGTTATGCTATCGAATACGATTACTTGCAACCTACCCAACTTAACCATTCACTAGAAACAAAACTGATTAAAAATCTCTTTTTTGCTGGACAAATAAACGGAACTACAGGATACGAAGAAGCCGCTGGTCAAGGTTTGATTGCTGGAATCAATGCAGCAAGAATCATACATAATAAGGAATCGCTTATACTTTCTCGTGAATCTTCTTATATAGGTGTACTAATTGACGATTTGGTAACTAAAGGAGTGGACGAACCTTACCGAATGTTTACTTCTAGAGCAGAATATCGTATTCTTTTGCGTCAGGATAATGCAGACGAAAGGCTTACCCCAATAGGAATTAATATAGGTCTAGTTAATAATGAACGCGGAGAATTATTTAAATATAAACAATCAGCTGTTGAGAAACTTGTTGTATTGATAAATAAAACTAGCGTATCACAAAAACAAATTAATGATTTACTTAGAGAAAAGAACACTACACCAATTAATCAAACTCGAAAATTGGTAGATGTTCTTTTAAGACCTCAAATTTCAATAAATGATGTGTTATTTTTAGAACCAATAAGGGAATTTTACGACACACTACTATGTTTAAAAAATGAAATATTTGAGCAAGCAGATGTAAAAATAAAATATAGTGGTTATATTGATAGAGAAAAGTTAATTGTAAATAAACTATCAAGATTAGAAGATGTTCGAATTTCAGATAATTTTGATTTTGATAAATTACAATCATTATCCACAGAGGCTAGACAAAAGTTATCTAAAATAAAACCTAAAACTGTAGGACAAGCATCACGTATTCCTGGAGTTTCGCCATCTGATATTAATGTTTTGTTGGTTTTTTTAGGTCGATAA